A DNA window from Bombus vancouverensis nearcticus chromosome 6, iyBomVanc1_principal, whole genome shotgun sequence contains the following coding sequences:
- the LOC143302833 gene encoding uncharacterized protein LOC143302833 produces the protein MLHHLPRSFPQHHLILRYALDTYYGCLQSSYICGHKGFRHLCCSTNSAMLPYWLLYMVFRKPRSITYFARKPSRMMITCSQGVRYLYYSTNSTTTYTTALRCPLKSLYSLLISVMR, from the exons atgctgcatcacttacctagatcattcccacaacatcacctgattcttcgatatgccttggatacttactatggttgtcttcaatcgtcttatatctgtggccataaag gtttccgccatctgtgttgttcgacgaacagtgccatgcttccata ctggctgttgtacatggtgtttcgcaaaccgagatccataacctattttgcacgtaaaccttctcgtatgatgattacttgttcacaag gtgttcgatatctgtattattcgacgaacagcactacaacatacactaccgcactacgttgcccactgaaatcactttattcattgcttatttcggttatgcgctag
- the LOC143302815 gene encoding uncharacterized protein LOC143302815 isoform X2, which translates to MLHHLPRSFPQHHLILRYALDTYYGCLQSSYICGHKGFSHLCCSTNSAMLPYWLLYMVFRKPRSITYFARKPSRMMITCSQGVRYLYYSTNSTTTYTTALRCPLKSLYSLLISVMR; encoded by the exons atgctgcatcacttacctagatcattcccacaacatcacctgattcttcgatatgccttggatacttactatggttgtcttcaatcgtcttatatctgtggccataaag gtttcagccatctgtgttgttcgacgaacagtgccatgcttccata ctggctgttgtacatggtgtttcgcaaaccgagatccataacctattttgcacgtaaaccttctcgtatgatgattacttgttcacaag gtgttcgatatctgtattattcgacgaacagcactacaacatacactaccgcactacgttgcccactgaaatcactttattcattgcttatttcggttatgcgctag
- the LOC143302832 gene encoding uncharacterized protein LOC143302832 has translation MAAASLSFQCLLGKHAQLRCSPITRTSSFELFCASVIDVRTMFAESFPSEVPFQTSLPKRKRDSEEPMGDSGGPIKRMRPCNKPRVSEWLEELFNIGAEAVSKLGFDDLVTFDENFFDAETVVLEREPPLVEIVDTDRCVKVRFANEIPEEVLEAHLPHHASGRKGISPVVRYWCMREFSELYPRAPCFDFDLV, from the exons atggctgcagcatcattatcatttcaatgtttactgggtaaacacgcgcagctccgctgctctcccataacaaggacctcctccttcgagttgttttgc gcttcggtgatcgacgttcgaacaatgtttgcggagtcgtttccatcagaggttcctttccagacttccctg cccaagcgaaagagggattccgaagaacccatgggcgactcgggaggaccaatcaaacgcatgcggccctgtaataaaccacgagtatcagagtggttggaggaactattcaacattggtgccgaggccgtgtcgaaattgggctttgacgatttggttactttcgacgagaatttcttcgatgcagagaccgtcgtattggagagggaaccccctctggttgaaatcgttgataccgatcgttgcgtgaaagttcgttttgcgaatgaaattcccgaagaggttttggaggcacatcttcctcaccatgcttctgggagaaagggaatttcccctgttgtgcgctattggtgtatgcgtgagttcagcgaactttatcccagagctccttgcttcgattttgatttagtgtag
- the LOC143302835 gene encoding uncharacterized protein LOC143302835, giving the protein MAISIIVLISLNITSIPNIAALTVPNSIKPIHKLDTVFFAIVVNVFSSIIPRMFTVPGTIVFPVAPLANVFKTADFSAGNMTWSHSASRSFWVYIPLVANDDGAEYCHVWRTSGRSSCGAIVSMGFGTNLCQSPSILYSVVIVGCMLQSPMEFREIVVTLRWLPLQSYPTRPYAILMRVDSISIWSCA; this is encoded by the exons atggctatatctattatcgtcttgattagtttaaatattacaagtattccaaatattgctgcactgacagttccaaattccataaaaccaatccataagcttgatacggtattttttgctattgtcgttaatgtgttttcgtccatcattcccaggatgtttactgttccagggacgattgtttttcctgttgctcctctggccaatgtgttcaaaactgcagatttttctgccgggaacatgacgtggtcccatagtgcatcgaggtctttttgggtatatattccgctcgtggccaacgacgatggtgctgaatattgccacgtttggcgtacgtccgggcggagttcctgtggtgcaattgtttccatgggttttggtacgaatttgtgccagagtccgtcgatattgtatagcgtag tcattgtaggctgtatgctgcagtccccgatggagtttagagagatagtggtaacgttgaggtggttgccattgcagtcatatcctaccaggccgtatgctattttgatgagg